From the Paraburkholderia sp. PREW-6R genome, one window contains:
- a CDS encoding LysR family transcriptional regulator — protein sequence MELKWLEDFVSLAETRSFSRSAELRHVTQPAFSRRIQALEAWLGTELIDRSVYPTRLTAAGQVFNEQALAMLSQFHEARALLRGHTATPQATIEFAVPHTLSLTYFPRWLQRIEAQMGPIHTRLRALNVHDAALALVEGGCDLMMGYHHPSHPVALDPGRYDMLTLGNEPISPFSAPGRAGRPRHTLPGTPESPAPYLSYTPNAYLGRMTEVILANAPERLYLDRLYETDMAEGLKAMALAGHGVAFLPHSAVEDAVADGKLIRLDRATRSTPEGQLTLTMEIRLYRDKLAAKSDDARQMLVRQLWDVVSGELAQRGA from the coding sequence ATGGAACTGAAATGGCTCGAAGACTTCGTCTCGCTCGCGGAAACGCGTAGTTTCAGCCGCTCGGCAGAATTGCGGCACGTCACGCAGCCGGCTTTTTCGCGGCGCATTCAGGCGCTCGAGGCGTGGCTCGGCACCGAGTTGATCGATCGCTCGGTGTATCCGACGCGGCTGACGGCGGCCGGTCAGGTATTCAACGAGCAGGCGCTCGCCATGCTCTCGCAGTTTCACGAGGCGCGCGCGCTGCTGCGCGGTCACACGGCGACGCCGCAGGCGACGATCGAGTTCGCTGTTCCGCACACGTTATCGCTCACGTACTTCCCGCGCTGGCTCCAGCGGATCGAAGCGCAAATGGGTCCGATCCACACGCGGCTGCGCGCGCTGAACGTGCACGACGCGGCGCTTGCGCTCGTGGAAGGCGGCTGCGATCTGATGATGGGCTATCACCATCCCAGCCATCCGGTGGCGCTCGATCCCGGCCGCTACGACATGCTGACGCTCGGCAACGAGCCGATCAGCCCGTTCTCGGCGCCGGGCCGCGCCGGCCGGCCGCGTCACACGTTGCCGGGCACGCCTGAATCGCCCGCGCCGTATCTGTCCTATACGCCGAACGCGTACCTCGGCCGCATGACCGAGGTGATTCTGGCCAACGCGCCCGAACGTCTGTATCTGGACCGGCTCTACGAAACCGACATGGCCGAAGGGCTCAAGGCAATGGCGCTAGCCGGTCACGGCGTCGCGTTTCTGCCGCATAGCGCCGTGGAAGATGCAGTGGCGGACGGCAAGCTGATCCGCCTCGATCGCGCGACGCGTAGCACGCCGGAAGGGCAGCTTACGCTTACGATGGAGATTCGGCTGTACCGCGACAAGCTGGCCGCGAAGAGTGACGACGCGCGCCAGATGCTCGTGAGGCAGCTATGGGACGTGGTATCCGGAGAACTGGCGCAGCGCGGCGCGTAA
- a CDS encoding GntP family permease has product MEAVHGSMLLVYGVVAIALLILLITRFKVYPFLVLIIVSLLLGLASGMPMATIVKSFETGNGNTLGHIAIVVGLGTMLGKMMAESGGAERIATTLINKFGEKHIHWAMMVVAIIVGLPVFFEVGFVLLIPIAFNVAKRTNKSLLLVGLPMVAGLSVVHGLIPPHPAAMLAVQAYHADIGKTIAYGLVVGIPTAIVAGPLFSLMISRYIKLPKDNALASQFLGSGDSNGNDVAKDGVPGGAKSAAPMRDLPSFGITLFTILLPVILMLVGSWADLVFTPKTLPNDLLRFVGNSDVALLIAVLVSFWTFGASRGFNREQIQKFCGDCLAPIAGITLIVGAGGGFGRVLMDSGISKEIVNAATSAHLSPLLFGWLVAALIRLATGSATVAMTTACGIVAPIAAAGAVQVQPELLVLATGSGSLIFSHVNDGGFWLIKEYFGMTVGQTFKTWSLLETIISLMGLGLTFALAAVV; this is encoded by the coding sequence ATGGAAGCTGTTCACGGCAGCATGCTGCTGGTCTACGGGGTCGTCGCCATCGCATTGCTGATCCTGCTGATCACGCGCTTCAAGGTTTATCCGTTTCTCGTCCTGATCATCGTCTCGCTGCTGCTGGGCCTCGCGTCCGGCATGCCTATGGCGACCATTGTCAAATCGTTCGAAACGGGTAACGGCAACACGCTGGGGCACATTGCGATCGTGGTGGGCCTCGGCACGATGCTCGGCAAGATGATGGCCGAGTCGGGCGGCGCCGAGCGCATCGCCACCACGTTGATCAATAAATTCGGCGAAAAACACATTCACTGGGCGATGATGGTCGTCGCGATCATCGTTGGCTTGCCAGTGTTCTTCGAAGTCGGTTTCGTGCTGCTGATTCCCATTGCGTTCAACGTCGCGAAACGCACGAACAAGTCGCTGCTGCTGGTCGGTTTGCCGATGGTGGCGGGTCTGTCCGTCGTGCATGGTCTGATTCCTCCGCACCCGGCCGCGATGCTGGCCGTGCAGGCTTACCATGCGGACATCGGCAAGACGATCGCGTATGGCCTCGTGGTCGGCATTCCCACGGCGATCGTCGCCGGCCCGCTGTTTTCGCTGATGATCAGCCGCTATATCAAGCTGCCGAAAGACAACGCGCTCGCGTCGCAATTTCTCGGTTCGGGCGACAGCAACGGCAACGACGTCGCAAAAGATGGCGTGCCGGGCGGCGCAAAAAGCGCCGCGCCGATGCGCGACTTGCCGAGCTTCGGCATCACGCTGTTCACGATCCTGTTGCCGGTTATCCTGATGCTGGTGGGAAGCTGGGCCGACCTCGTATTCACGCCGAAAACGCTGCCGAACGATCTGCTGCGTTTCGTCGGCAACTCCGACGTCGCGCTGCTGATCGCAGTGCTCGTCAGCTTCTGGACCTTCGGCGCGAGCCGCGGCTTCAATCGTGAGCAGATCCAGAAGTTTTGCGGCGACTGTCTCGCGCCGATCGCGGGTATTACGCTGATCGTCGGCGCGGGCGGCGGTTTTGGCCGCGTGCTGATGGACAGCGGCATTTCGAAGGAAATCGTCAATGCGGCAACGTCCGCGCATTTGTCGCCGTTGCTGTTCGGCTGGCTCGTCGCGGCGCTGATCCGCCTCGCCACCGGTTCGGCGACGGTCGCGATGACCACCGCCTGCGGTATCGTCGCGCCGATCGCGGCGGCGGGCGCCGTGCAGGTTCAGCCGGAACTGCTGGTGCTGGCCACCGGCTCGGGCTCGCTGATCTTCTCGCACGTGAACGACGGCGGTTTCTGGCTGATCAAGGAATACTTCGGTATGACGGTGGGGCAGACCTTCAAGACATGGTCGCTCCTCGAAACCATCATATCGTTGATGGGCTTGGGTTTGACCTTCGCACTCGCGGCGGTCGTGTAA
- the eda gene encoding bifunctional 4-hydroxy-2-oxoglutarate aldolase/2-dehydro-3-deoxy-phosphogluconate aldolase, giving the protein MTSKTVSDIVRLGPVIPVLAFDSVEQGEHVSRALHAGGVKVLEITLRTAAGLEAIERASQLAEDIVVGVGTITKPEHCAQAKKAGAQFGVSPGLTKDMHKAAQDAGLPLLPGVMTPSDIITALELGYEIVKFFPAQQAGGVPMLQAFHGPFPNLKFCPTGGITAETATHFLSLPNVVCVGGSWLTPKAALAAQNWDEVTRLARAASQLAAPAH; this is encoded by the coding sequence ATGACGTCGAAAACAGTAAGCGATATCGTGCGCCTCGGCCCGGTGATTCCGGTGCTCGCGTTCGACTCGGTCGAGCAGGGTGAACACGTGTCGCGCGCGCTGCATGCGGGCGGCGTGAAAGTGCTGGAGATTACGCTGCGCACGGCGGCCGGACTGGAAGCGATCGAACGCGCAAGCCAGCTGGCCGAGGACATCGTGGTTGGCGTCGGCACGATCACGAAGCCGGAGCACTGTGCTCAGGCGAAGAAAGCGGGCGCGCAGTTCGGCGTGTCGCCGGGCCTGACGAAAGACATGCACAAGGCCGCGCAGGACGCCGGCCTGCCGCTGCTGCCCGGTGTGATGACGCCGAGCGACATCATCACCGCGCTCGAACTCGGCTATGAGATCGTGAAGTTCTTCCCGGCGCAGCAGGCCGGCGGCGTGCCGATGCTGCAAGCTTTTCATGGTCCGTTCCCGAACCTGAAATTTTGCCCGACCGGCGGCATTACGGCGGAAACGGCGACGCATTTCCTGTCGCTGCCCAACGTGGTGTGCGTCGGTGGTTCGTGGCTCACGCCGAAGGCCGCGCTGGCCGCGCAGAACTGGGACGAAGTCACGCGCCTCGCGCGAGCCGCCAGTCAACTGGCCGCGCCCGCCCATTAA
- the edd gene encoding phosphogluconate dehydratase, which translates to MVSPHSQLLKVTQRVVERSKPTREAYLARIHAAQGKFPARGALSCANLAHGFAGLEGNDKLVIKQIREPNIGIVSSYNEMLSAHAPYKNYPDIIKQAARENGGVAQFAGGVPAMCDGVTQGNAGMELSLFSREVIAMSTAVALTHNMFDAALCLGICDKIVPGLLIGALQFGHLPTIFVPAGPMGSGLSNDDKAKTRQLFATGQCGRDALLEAEAAAYHSHGTCTFYGTANSNQMLMEVMGLHLPSSAFVHPHTPLRDALTAQAARRVLDLTADRGNYTPIGHVVDEKAIVNGIVALLATGGSTNHTLHLVAIARAAGIVIDWDDFDTLSQAVPLLAKIYPNGKADVNHFHAAGGVAFLVRNLLDGGLLHEDVNTVAGKGLRHYTKEPKLIDGKLQWVPGTEKSEDTAVLRGIAEPFQPDGGLRLMQGKLGRGVIKISAVAAQHRKVKAPAIVFDSQEAVQEAFDKGELKRDFIAVVRFQGARANGMPELHRLTPLLGVLQDQGFHVALVTDGRMSGASGKVPAVIHLSPEALLHGPIGKVRTGDMLEIDADAGVLDIEIDAAEWAARACAVPQHQAENEVGFGRELFGVFRAAAAPAEQGASVFGAMVGERAQQHAEQGEHGHARAHGEMHTSTTQAS; encoded by the coding sequence ATGGTTTCCCCGCATTCGCAATTGTTGAAGGTTACGCAGCGTGTGGTCGAGCGCAGCAAGCCGACCCGTGAGGCCTATCTCGCCCGCATTCACGCGGCGCAGGGCAAGTTCCCGGCGCGCGGCGCGCTATCGTGCGCGAACCTCGCGCACGGTTTCGCCGGCCTCGAAGGCAACGACAAGCTCGTCATCAAGCAGATCCGCGAACCGAACATCGGAATCGTCTCCTCGTACAACGAGATGCTGTCGGCCCACGCGCCGTACAAAAACTACCCGGACATCATCAAGCAGGCCGCGCGTGAAAACGGCGGCGTCGCGCAATTCGCGGGCGGCGTGCCGGCCATGTGCGACGGCGTCACGCAAGGCAACGCGGGCATGGAACTGTCGCTGTTCTCGCGCGAAGTCATCGCGATGAGCACGGCCGTCGCACTCACCCACAACATGTTCGACGCGGCGCTGTGCCTCGGCATCTGCGACAAGATCGTGCCGGGTCTGCTGATCGGCGCGCTGCAATTCGGGCATCTGCCGACCATTTTCGTGCCGGCCGGTCCAATGGGCAGCGGCCTGTCCAACGACGACAAGGCCAAAACGCGTCAGCTTTTCGCGACCGGCCAGTGCGGCCGCGATGCATTGCTCGAGGCGGAAGCCGCCGCGTATCACAGCCACGGCACCTGCACGTTCTACGGCACGGCGAACAGCAACCAGATGCTGATGGAAGTGATGGGCCTGCATCTGCCGAGTTCGGCTTTCGTGCATCCGCATACGCCGCTGCGCGACGCGCTGACGGCGCAGGCCGCGCGGCGCGTGCTCGATCTGACGGCAGACCGCGGCAATTACACGCCGATCGGCCATGTGGTCGACGAAAAAGCGATCGTGAACGGCATCGTCGCTTTGCTGGCAACGGGCGGTTCGACCAATCACACACTGCACCTCGTCGCCATTGCGCGCGCGGCCGGCATCGTGATCGACTGGGACGATTTCGACACGCTGTCGCAAGCCGTGCCGCTCCTCGCAAAAATCTATCCGAACGGCAAGGCCGACGTGAACCACTTCCACGCGGCGGGCGGCGTCGCGTTCCTCGTGCGCAATCTGCTGGACGGCGGCCTGCTGCATGAAGACGTGAACACCGTCGCGGGAAAGGGGCTCAGGCATTACACCAAAGAGCCGAAGCTGATCGACGGCAAGCTGCAATGGGTGCCCGGCACGGAAAAGAGCGAAGACACGGCGGTGCTGCGCGGCATCGCGGAGCCGTTCCAGCCGGACGGCGGTTTGCGTCTGATGCAGGGCAAGCTCGGCCGCGGTGTCATCAAGATTTCGGCGGTCGCGGCGCAGCATCGCAAGGTGAAGGCGCCGGCTATCGTGTTCGATTCGCAGGAAGCCGTGCAGGAAGCGTTCGACAAAGGCGAACTGAAGCGCGACTTCATCGCCGTGGTGCGCTTTCAGGGCGCGCGGGCAAACGGCATGCCGGAACTGCATCGTTTGACGCCGCTCCTCGGTGTGTTGCAGGATCAGGGTTTTCATGTCGCGCTGGTCACGGACGGCCGCATGTCGGGCGCATCGGGCAAGGTGCCCGCAGTGATCCATCTGTCGCCGGAAGCGTTGCTGCATGGGCCGATCGGCAAGGTGCGCACGGGCGACATGCTTGAAATCGACGCGGACGCCGGCGTGCTCGACATCGAAATCGACGCAGCGGAATGGGCCGCGCGCGCCTGCGCGGTGCCGCAGCATCAGGCGGAAAACGAAGTGGGTTTCGGCCGCGAACTGTTCGGCGTGTTCCGCGCAGCGGCGGCGCCTGCGGAGCAGGGCGCGTCGGTATTCGGCGCGATGGTCGGCGAGCGGGCGCAGCAGCACGCCGAACAAGGCGAACACGGCCACGCTCGCGCACACGGCGAAATGCACACGAGCACCACTCAAGCCAGCTAA
- a CDS encoding gluconokinase, with amino-acid sequence MILIAMGVSGAGKTKIGEMLAERLHCAFTDGDAFHSAANKEKMHKGIPLTDDDRWPWLRTIRAAIVEKQKAHETAVFTCSSLKRSYRDVLRDGDKDVCFVYLKGSREVLEERLTTRTGHFFDPSLLQSQLDTLEEPGPDEAITVSIELTPEEIVEEVLRQLKLR; translated from the coding sequence ATGATTTTGATCGCAATGGGCGTGTCGGGCGCCGGCAAAACGAAGATTGGCGAAATGCTGGCGGAACGTCTGCACTGCGCCTTCACCGACGGCGACGCATTTCACAGCGCCGCCAACAAGGAAAAGATGCACAAGGGCATTCCGCTGACCGACGACGACCGCTGGCCGTGGCTGCGCACGATCCGCGCGGCCATCGTGGAAAAGCAGAAAGCGCACGAGACGGCGGTGTTCACGTGCTCGTCGCTCAAGCGCTCGTATCGCGACGTGCTGCGCGACGGCGACAAGGACGTGTGCTTCGTCTATCTGAAAGGCTCGCGTGAAGTCCTCGAGGAGCGCCTCACGACGCGCACCGGGCATTTCTTCGATCCGTCGCTGCTGCAAAGCCAGCTCGATACGCTCGAAGAGCCGGGCCCGGATGAAGCGATTACGGTGAGTATCGAACTGACGCCGGAAGAGATCGTCGAGGAAGTGCTGCGCCAGCTCAAGTTGCGCTGA
- a CDS encoding glycosyltransferase family A protein — protein sequence MPPHFLTPPMRPHVSIITPTAHREHLLPAIARCVLRQRVEWEWLILDDSAQPSAYLQALASTDARIRYFHSPARMSIGAKRNFLVAESRGCVIAHFDDDDHYAPHYLAHMLATMQESHADLIKLSGFFMYAPHTQFFGYMDLNAKVGLHYELSGRTVSHIEFHEKMQIGADFILFYGFSYVYDKARAAISAFDDVDLYDDESFIRRVVNAGRKVIAVDDPQASCLHLVHPASTSRCFSRHSMPSFLLPTLFPCYEGFVE from the coding sequence TTGCCCCCTCACTTTCTTACGCCGCCCATGCGTCCACACGTCTCCATCATCACGCCGACGGCCCACCGCGAACACCTGCTGCCTGCCATCGCGCGTTGCGTGCTGCGCCAACGCGTCGAATGGGAATGGCTGATTCTCGACGACAGTGCGCAGCCCAGTGCCTATCTGCAAGCGCTCGCCTCCACGGATGCGCGCATCCGCTATTTCCACTCGCCCGCGCGCATGTCGATCGGCGCCAAGCGCAACTTTCTGGTTGCCGAGTCGCGCGGCTGCGTGATCGCCCATTTCGACGACGACGACCACTACGCGCCGCACTATCTCGCTCACATGCTCGCCACGATGCAGGAGAGCCACGCCGATCTGATCAAACTGTCCGGGTTCTTCATGTACGCGCCGCACACGCAGTTCTTCGGTTATATGGATCTGAACGCCAAGGTCGGGCTGCATTACGAACTGAGCGGCCGCACGGTGAGTCACATCGAATTCCACGAAAAGATGCAGATCGGCGCGGATTTCATCCTTTTCTACGGCTTTTCTTACGTGTACGACAAGGCACGCGCCGCGATATCCGCGTTCGACGACGTCGATCTGTACGACGACGAAAGTTTCATCCGCCGCGTAGTGAACGCAGGCCGCAAGGTGATCGCGGTCGACGATCCGCAGGCCAGCTGCCTCCACCTCGTTCACCCGGCATCCACGTCGCGGTGTTTCTCGCGGCATTCAATGCCATCCTTTCTGCTGCCGACGCTCTTTCCCTGCTACGAGGGCTTTGTGGAGTAA
- a CDS encoding MurR/RpiR family transcriptional regulator — MMLSQVEAMREQLRPSERKLADYVIEAPREVLDLSMTEVAARAGVSQPTIARFCHALGFSGFREFKIRLAQGIASGVPTVYRDVRPDEGMPGLIAKVFDRTIGTLIEVRNNLSPDSVEAAVNLLADAARIEFYGAGGSGIAAQDIQHKFFRLGMPSVAYSDPHTYSMSAALLGPGDVVVTVSNTGRTRDIIEAARSALARGAKVIAITHGSSPLARVASISLFSNVVEENDVFSPMTSRMSHLAIGDILAVGVALRRGPELVERVGQAKDAIGRLRTEGGD, encoded by the coding sequence ATGATGCTGTCCCAAGTGGAAGCGATGCGCGAACAGTTGCGGCCGTCGGAGCGCAAACTCGCCGACTACGTGATCGAAGCGCCGCGCGAAGTGCTCGATCTGTCGATGACCGAAGTGGCCGCGCGCGCGGGCGTGAGCCAGCCGACCATTGCGCGGTTCTGCCATGCGCTCGGCTTTTCCGGCTTTCGCGAGTTCAAGATCAGGCTCGCGCAGGGAATCGCGTCGGGCGTGCCGACCGTCTATCGCGACGTGCGGCCGGACGAAGGCATGCCGGGCCTGATCGCGAAAGTGTTCGACCGGACCATTGGTACGCTGATCGAAGTGCGCAACAACCTGTCGCCGGATAGCGTCGAGGCGGCCGTGAATCTGCTCGCCGACGCGGCGCGTATCGAGTTCTACGGCGCGGGCGGCTCGGGCATTGCCGCGCAGGATATCCAGCACAAGTTTTTCCGGCTCGGCATGCCGAGCGTCGCCTACTCCGATCCGCATACCTATTCGATGTCGGCCGCGCTGCTCGGTCCCGGCGACGTGGTGGTGACGGTATCGAACACGGGACGCACGCGCGACATCATCGAAGCTGCGCGTTCTGCGCTTGCGCGCGGCGCGAAGGTGATCGCGATCACGCATGGCAGCTCGCCGCTTGCGCGGGTCGCGTCGATCAGTCTGTTCTCGAATGTGGTCGAAGAAAACGACGTGTTTTCGCCGATGACCTCGCGCATGTCGCATCTCGCGATCGGCGACATTCTGGCGGTGGGCGTGGCGCTCAGGCGCGGCCCCGAACTGGTGGAACGCGTGGGCCAGGCGAAAGACGCGATTGGACGCCTGAGAACCGAGGGCGGGGATTGA
- the purB gene encoding adenylosuccinate lyase has protein sequence MSDTRPDTLFALNALSPLDGRYASKTEALRDWLSEAAFMRNRVTVEIHWLIALSRAGFAEVPRFSEASEQFLLQLAERFTAHDAARIKEIERVTNHDVKAVEYWLKESVKGQAELERASEFIHFACTSEDINNTSHGLMLAGAREHVILPALRSVHQRLVALAHAHAAQPMLSRTHGQPASPTTLGKEIANVAARLERAIERIAKVELLGKMNGAVGNFNAHLSAYPEFDWEAFSREVVEQRLKLTFNPYTIQIEPHDYMAELFDAVSRANTILLDLDRDVWGYISVGYFKQRTKAGEIGSSTMPHKVNPIDFENSEGNLGLANATLRHLADKLPVSRWQRDLTDSTVLRNIGVAFGYSLLAYDSLIRGLDKLEVNAQRLNEDLDNCWEVLAEPVQTVMRRYGIENPYEQLKELTRGKGITREALQTFVSGLAIPQDAKDRLLAMTPGSYIGKAVELAKRIA, from the coding sequence ATGTCCGACACTCGCCCCGACACCCTGTTCGCGCTGAACGCGCTCTCCCCGCTCGACGGTCGCTACGCGTCGAAAACCGAAGCCCTGCGCGACTGGCTCTCGGAAGCCGCTTTCATGCGCAATCGCGTGACGGTCGAAATTCATTGGCTGATTGCGCTGTCGCGCGCCGGTTTCGCGGAAGTGCCGCGTTTCTCCGAAGCGTCCGAACAATTCCTGCTGCAACTGGCCGAGCGCTTCACCGCGCACGACGCTGCGCGCATCAAGGAAATCGAGCGCGTCACGAATCACGACGTGAAAGCGGTCGAATACTGGCTGAAGGAATCGGTGAAGGGTCAGGCGGAACTGGAGCGCGCGAGCGAATTCATTCACTTCGCATGCACGTCGGAAGACATCAACAACACGTCGCATGGCCTGATGCTGGCCGGCGCGCGTGAGCACGTGATCCTGCCGGCGCTGCGCTCGGTGCATCAACGGCTCGTGGCGCTTGCCCACGCGCATGCCGCCCAGCCGATGCTGTCGCGCACCCATGGCCAGCCGGCCAGCCCGACAACGCTCGGCAAGGAAATCGCGAACGTCGCCGCACGTCTGGAACGCGCGATCGAGCGGATTGCGAAGGTCGAACTGCTCGGCAAGATGAACGGTGCGGTCGGCAACTTTAACGCGCATCTGTCCGCGTATCCGGAATTCGACTGGGAAGCGTTCTCGCGCGAAGTGGTCGAACAGCGTCTGAAGCTCACGTTCAATCCGTACACGATCCAGATCGAGCCGCACGACTACATGGCCGAACTGTTCGACGCGGTGTCTCGCGCAAATACGATCCTGCTGGATCTCGACCGCGACGTCTGGGGCTACATCTCGGTCGGCTATTTCAAGCAGCGTACGAAGGCCGGCGAAATCGGTTCGTCGACCATGCCGCACAAGGTCAATCCGATCGACTTCGAGAACTCGGAAGGCAACCTCGGTCTCGCAAACGCCACGCTGCGCCATCTCGCGGACAAGCTGCCGGTGTCGCGCTGGCAGCGCGACCTGACCGATTCGACGGTGCTGCGCAATATCGGCGTCGCGTTCGGCTATTCGCTGCTCGCGTACGATTCGCTGATCCGGGGTCTGGACAAGCTCGAAGTCAACGCGCAACGTCTGAACGAAGACCTCGATAATTGCTGGGAAGTGCTCGCCGAGCCGGTGCAAACCGTCATGCGCCGTTACGGCATCGAGAACCCGTACGAACAGCTGAAGGAACTGACGCGCGGCAAGGGCATTACGCGCGAAGCGCTGCAAACGTTCGTCAGCGGCCTTGCGATCCCGCAGGACGCGAAAGATCGTCTGCTCGCGATGACGCCGGGTTCGTACATCGGCAAGGCGGTTGAACTGGCCAAGCGGATCGCCTGA